The Octopus bimaculoides isolate UCB-OBI-ISO-001 chromosome 1, ASM119413v2, whole genome shotgun sequence genome contains the following window.
AGCAATTGTTAAGGAGCCACTCATATATTGAAAAGTAAATGTATCTTTATATGAACATAGGTTgctaaaatgttttctttgatttcttgaaGAAATCTTTTTTTCACAATTAATGTAGGAAGTTTTACATTATTAGTaaagtttgaactcaaaaaatgTCAAGTAAATGATTTTCTTCTAAAAACATTACTTGTCTTGTGTTACGGTTCTTTgcagaataaatatttcattaaactgTTTTTTCAGAAACAATATCAAGATGCTTTGGATATGGATCCGAAGAAACTTGAACGTATTTTACAAGACCTGAGTAATACACTCGAGAGTATGGAATGTGACGAAAATTTTAATGCCAAAAAAATTGAATTGACACGCAAACGTACTGTTTTTACGAATGTCTATATAAAGAAAGTTGATAAAGAACTACAAAAATTAAGTCAACATATTGATAATGTGGATCGACACATTCAAACTCTTGTATTAGACGACAGGGATTTTTATGAACGAGATGAATATGTAGCCCTTACTCAAGACAAACAGTTTATCCAACAAAAAATATCTGAGTAtagggaaaaacaaaaatattatatgctTTTACCATACAAGGATGGTAAATTATTTCCCAGTCATGCATTAAGTCAGCAAGAATATGGTTATATGTCTGATTCTCAATTCAATCGAGATAACCACAGATGTAAAGATTCTTCAGTAATGCTTTCTTCAAGTTATGGTAATTGGGAAAAATCTCCAGTGCATAAACCTCCAATGGTGCTCAGTGATAATTATCTTGAATTCCAAGACATAAATTTCTCTGTGCCACCTGAATCTAGTCAGCTAGATGAACTTGCACACTTAATAGGAAAATCTCCACAGAAAACACCGCCTTTAACAACACTTTTCTCAAGTTTTGGTGGTATTCctgatgatgatagtggaatAATTTATTGGAAATGTTCTACATGTGGCCATAAAAATTCTCCAGACAgggaaaaatgttttaattgtgACAAGTGGAAAGAATGCAAAACTAGAAAAGACACACCTTCTTTTactgaagcaaatgaaaatatGTCTACAACTTTCCAAACGGTTGCTGCTGAACAAGATCAAGTAAGTGAAACTCTTGTAGGATTTTAATTGCTTTTGTgatctagagcaggggttttcaaactttttgacttgtggacccctttatatttcaggctttacccttataaacgcttatgaaatttatacataaatatttgcttaaaataacatatatttttacatttatttatttaacagtatttaacaaataggtttattgtcaattaaaagatttcgattaaaaaacatatataaaatcaaattgcccataaaaagtatttgctgtccacggaccccctgtcttgtccttgcggaccacagtttgaaaacccctgatctagagtAATATCTATTGTATTCCAATGTTATTTGACTTAATCCTGATGTTATACTAGAGCAGGGGTCACCAAACTTTTTCAACTATCGACCCCCTTTAGCCACTTCTTCTTCCATATCGACCCCCTTTAGCCACTTCTCCTTCTGCATCAACCACCCTCcacatttaaaatatcttaatatcttaccCTACCGTACCATGTCTTAAATGCGTACCAGGTACTGATGCTggcaattaaaatgttagctaaaatatacatgtacgacaAATTAAGAGATTCTATTGAAGATGATgcactttttacatttaaaattatgtgTTCAAGTATACAGTATTAAACTTTCAACTTGTATGAAATTGCTTTCAcggttagaaaatgtgaaaaacgcaTCATATTGTTGGAATATCTTTAATTGAAATTGACAACGTCAAGGTGAGGGATGAGCATGGCGCTGACTaagtatttcaagcagttcatctgGGTGAGCTGGTGTTCCGCACGCTGACCCCCATTCGACCCCCTTGGTTATCATCGACTTCCCTGTAATTCCTTGCCAACCCTTAGGGGGTCCTTTGGACCCCTTTTGGTGATCCCTGTACTAGACCATATTGGCATAGATTGAACAATTTTCCACATTAACCAATGTATTTTGTTAGATGTTGGGATCGTTCTATTAGACTATGTAGATGTAGgcttatgtattatataattattatttccatttattcatttttctgttatttacatAACTAGCAATCATGTTCTACTTAACAAATCCCTtatctattttttatgtttttagcaTTATCTTCTCATTATTACAAACACCACTGTCTACCATTTATCTACCATTGTATTCAACTTCTAAATAGATTCTATTAGTAACTTGTAACTGTGATCAGGGAATAAGAGCCTCCTAAGACTAGAGAGTCCTGTAACAAGACAGAGAACTCttgatttttatgaaaatatcagctttataaaatttacaaacatttagaaatatttcaatatttaggtTTTGCtgaaatgttttataattatttattatttctctaaCTGAATCACTGTGTTGATAAAAATTAGAATACTTGACCATTTCTACTGATTCCTCTTCATTTACTTCCCTGGATCCATTTATCTCTTTCTATGTCTCACTCTGCATTACCTGAATAAATagtaatttaaaatctaattttcagattttgttagagaaaaaaatagcTCAACAACAATACAGAAACTCTCTTCAAATGTTGTCTGAAGGCAACAACCCTTTTGATTATGAATCTGCAATAGAACCTACATCTCCATGCAGAACAGTGAATCAACCATGTATCAATTTAGAAGATGATAGAAAAAACCTGAGCTTTAACAAAGTTGACATGGCCACAGCATCTCCTGATGGTCCGGATAaaattgaaagggttaaagtttcATCTGAAGATCTGTCTCAAACCGGTGGGATGAAAGCTTTGCCTGAAGATCTGCATAAAATTGACGAGAAAAGGAGTCGAATTGAGATGGTAGTTGAAGCTGGAGAAATTGTCAAACAGTTACGGGTAAGGCTATTGAACCATTACTATTGCTAATTCAGCTACAATTAGTACTATAATAGTGAGCATTAATTAacgtcattatttaatgtccataatcattgctggtatgggttggatggtttagcAGTACTTGATGGACCAAAGAGCTGCATTGTTCTCCAGTGTTtgcttttgcatggtttctatggctggatgccctttctaatgtcaaccactttacagcatgtacaggATGCTTTTTTATGTCACTAGTCCTAGAGAGGTTGCCATTTAGCTTATAAGACAACGAACCCCGAAATGGATGGCTTTATTCTAGGAAATGATGggtaaaagtatgagagaagaaGTCAAAGCAGACCAGGTTTTTTGCTGTAGAGGGTCTACATGACTAGTCACATTTTAGAAGAGGCTGGGAGTGATTAACTGGAGCTAGAAAGCTATAAAGATAGTGGTGGTGAGAAATTAGGGTGGACCTTCAATGTATGAGATGGGTAGAAATGAGTGGAACTGAGAGACCAAGAGTGGGTGGCTGGAAGTTGCAAAAGAGCATTGGGGGGAGGGGGTTGAGTGAtgggagaatgagtgagagagaggaggtaggTGAGTACCAATGATACAAAAGTTAGTGGGGAATGAGAAGAATAGGAGATTACTGACTGTGGAGCAGTAGAATAGTTATGATGATACAGTAGACATGAGGAGGATGTGAGACTTATGTTGGTTGGGGAGGAGAGATAATTtagtggctcagtggttaggaggTGATCAATGAAAGTGTGGGTAGACAGAACTGCATTAACGGATGTAGGATGGACAACGAGTATAATGGTTCTGGATAGTAAGAAAAACGAGCGGTATCAAGGAAGAGCTACCTTTAAGGAGGTGATGAGGATGACTTAAGGAAGAAGAGAATTGGGTGAAGGATCTAgtctaaccatcatcatcatcatcatcgtttaacgtccgctttccatgctagcatgggttggacgatttgactgaggactggtgaaaccggatggcaacaccaggttccaatctgatttggcagagtttctacagctggatgcccttcctaacgccaaccactcagagagtgtagtgggtgcttttacgtgtcacccgcacgaaggctagtcaggcggtactggcaatggccaagctcaaaatggtgtattttatgtgccacccgcacaagagccagtccaggggcactggcaacgatctcgcttgaaaatcctacgaaggccagtcaggcggtactggcaatggccatgctcaaaatggtgtattttatgtgccacccgcacaagagccagtccaggggcactggcaacgatctcgctcgaaaatcctacgaaggcaaACTGATGTACATAGACTTCTTTTAGTATTATGAATGGACTTTGAACTTAGGAGAAttctctttgttattgtttgttctaCATCATCCACACTTGGTTTCCAACTTATACATAACATTGTAAAGgacttaattatttttatccattttataTCACACTTTGTGAACAACAAACTGTGTTGTTAGTTACAGATTTTTAATGGGCCTATCATTGGACCACTGTATTTTTGGTGGTGAGAATGACAAGGGAGTGTCTTTTCAATTCaggtggaacaaataccacaaagtatttttgtttgaaagtTACCAGTTTATTAGTTTTCTTACTGCAGTTAAgtgtatatcttttattgatatacgttgatgaaatgtgtgtgtatggatggatggacaggtggatggatatgcatacatgcacgcatgcatacatacttgcttaCATGCTCACATGCTTACATTCACAACTTCTCGTTTGAtcagaaataatgaataattgaCCTAAAGTAATCTAAACCGAGATGGTTCTCATGGTTAAGCTATcattctgataataataatgataatgaaattattgtgtataattctcaggtgcactacaactcatcaaaggtgcatgtacagttcatagaattatgtacagaggtcaggaaagtgaacagtgtatgagtcatgatatgggaggggatatcaggtgtagtgttggtgaattccgggaagcatggaggttttaaaggatgactcaacagctaacaactgacgcaggtagtttgttccatgcttcagcaactttgagtatgaaaaaatgtttccaaaagtcatgggagcggtgctgttttctgactttgtaggcatggCCACATGTATTAGACACATGGAGTTCAAAAAGGTGCTCAATGTGGTTGTTGGCATGATGGTTAAtgattttgtgggtgtttaccaagtcagttgccagacgtcagagcttcaatgtatctatgcccagggaagcaaggcgTTCAGAATATGGtaaatgcctgatggagggtattcgcTTGGTTGTatgtctctgaacagtttccaggaggtctatgtcctgagcaagataggggttccagactggtgatacAAATTCCAAGTGTGGCTGCACCATAATCATATACAACCTTAAATAGACAGCTGGANNNNNNNNNNGTGGCTGCACCATAATCATATACAACCTTAAATAGACAGCTGGAGAGTGGCTGACAAAGGTCTTGctgagtgatgccaagacacccttGGTCTTCTTGACAATTTTACAGATGTGCTTTGTCCAGTGCAAATCGCTGCTGACAGTAATGCCTAGGTCACATTCACAAGAAGACTTCTTGATATTTTCTATGTTGTTTATcaaacattttccatttttcattccTAACACTCAGCAATGTCTTCCATTAATTTCTTCACATAGTATGCTTGACTTGTGATTTGACTCACcttaaatatcataaaataatcaAAGTTGGTGACCTGATTGTAATATTTCAGGTATAACAACCAGCCTTTTTACCATCCAATTTATTAACATACTAAAAGCTAGAACTATAACtatttgtaaatgaatataatattttaatctcTTCATTTTCCTGTATTGATCTGTAAGAAGGGGAAGTGAACTTGTTGCAAAACTGCATTGCAAAGATTGGCCTTCCTTTTCAGGTTAAGAAATTATCTCAGCTTTCAATACATAATTAACCTTACACAAAGTTCAAAGTAGAGTACTTCTCTCATCTCAGACAGTGCTCTTCTACCTCTATTACAATGTCTTCCTCTCTGTTGAGCTTGATGGCTTTGGGCCATCTTCACCCAGATTCACCTGACTCACCCATTTCCCTACATTGTCTATATTAAGTTCTCTCTTAGGTTCTACACAAACCACTTTGTTTTTGCCAGACTGTTAGTCTTCTGGAAATCTCTTTTCTGCAAGTTTTTGCCTGTAGCTATCAAGTTGCTGCTATTTAAGAGAAACTTCAACTGCATTGGTTTTGGGAGTCTTGTGAAGGCCATAGGGTcagaacaaattaaaagaaaaaaaaaacgaaaaagaaaacggGGCCCTGGAATGAAGAAGTAAAGTTTTCAGTTAATAGTAATTAGATTTGCTACAAAATATTAACTTGTTAACAACGAAGCCAgcaatatctggccaaaatattctacccgttttatgttaaaactgacctgATCCagactctcacacctaccctgcaatgtcattctaaaaataaacaatcacatcattgaaatcttgaagctatgagggaatgtataattaattcaaaacaatgttaataaataagcatctcatttcacagaataatctgaatgctagaatACATTGATTTACTCTTGTTAATACCCTTTAAAATAACACAGTCTTTCAGTGATTGAATACAGTAAGAGTTTACTAGAGTTCAGTACACAACTCTGGGGAATAGCAATGAGAATAgcaaaagacattcgagcgagatcgtgccagtgccgttggactggctcctgtgcaggtggcacgtaaaatacaccattttgagcgtggccattgccagtaccacctgactggccttcatgccggtggcacgtaaaagcacccactacactctcggagtggttggcgttaggaagggcatccagctgtagatactctgccaaatcagattggagcctggtgtagccatccggttcaccagtccccagtcaaatcgtccaacctatgttagcatggaaagcggacgttaaacgatgatgatgatgatgatgctgccaAATTGAACTATGTTATCAATTAGGAATTGGAATTGTGATGatttttggttgataactgatgagatATTGAGCATGTTTTGTCGTTCCTTTATTATTCTCTTGTGccacattttattatatatatatatatatatacatatatggcgttaggaagggcaacctaaggttaggaagggcatccagctgtagaaactctgccaaatttagattggagcctggtgttgccatccggtttcaccagtcctcagtcaaatcgtccaacccatgctagcatggaaagcggacgttaaacgatgatgatgatatacatatatatacatatatataaacattataactGTAAAACTGTCATCTATGTTTGACTTTGATGTTTCTCCTTGTCAGCTTGCTGAACAACAAGGGATTGATGTTGATACAATGGTGATAGCACTTGAGAATGTAGATGATTCAGTTACTCCAATGGAATGGATCCAGACCCAATGGCCAGATTATATCACAACTGCTACAGCCTTGATTCTTAACCGAATTGGAGTCCAGTTTCATAAAGAAGAAGTAACCTGTGCCTTGAAGAAGCATAAAGGCAATGTAGATAAAGCTGTCGAAGAATGTACTCATTCTTATCAAAAAAAGGTAACTTCactaaaatgttttcttcatatgatataacataattaACAATTCATTCATGTTACACAACACTGTTATATACCTAGAATCTATTGTAGACACAGCATTGTTATGCAACCAACAATTCATCTATGTTACACAACCCTATTATGCAATCCACAGCTTGTTCATGTTGCACAATATTGTTATACAACTAACAACCATTTCTGCTGCACAACGTTGTCACATACATAATCATGCTTCCTATTCTTACTCTAATATTCTTATGATGTCTTACACTTTTTCACTCAAGCAAGCACAAACTGCTGCTACATTAGTAAAACTAGCTGTATCCTTAAATAATAtcacatatattttatcaactgtaGTTGTGTCTGTTACCAAGTGGTGTGTCTAGCAGTGAGTGATTGTGTCTAACACTGATTGTCTGACATGTCAGGCGGTTATGCCTGCTACTCATGGCTTTGCTTGTTAAATGCTAATACCAGGTAATTGTATCTATCTTCTTGTTCTGTCACTGGGTGACTGTGTCTGTTACTGGATGACTTCTGTCACTGGGTAACTGTGACTGTCAGTGTGTCTCAGTGTCTCATTGAGTGACTGTTTATTGGTGAATGACTGTCTGTTATTGTGTGACTATCTCAACAGCTGACTGTGACAGAAGGTTACTATGTCTGATGATAGCTGACTGTCTGTGGTCAATGGTGTTTGTCAGCTGGTgattatgtgtctgtctgtctgtgtggcaCTGTGTTTGTCTGTGGGTTACTGTCAGTGAGTGACTGACTCACTAGTTGACTGTGTCTGTCATAGGATGATAATTCTTGTACCTGTTATAGTTATTTGAAACTATGTCTTGGGAATAtactcatttttttaattatattcagttatatgtattttttttttttttgcagcttaAAAAGTCGCAAGAATTTGGCAATTTCTCTGAAGAAGATTTCAAACAAGCTTTTCAGAAACATAGTGGAGATGTTGATCTAATACTCCAAGAGTTATTTACACCTAGTTTAGATGAATACGAGAAAAGAATTTGGGCTATAAATGAGCCTCTCAATCGATCGTTATCAGCTGACTTAATTAACCTTTTAAAAGACAATCAAATAGATGTCCAAGTAAGTTCTGCAACAATTCCATCAATTACTTATTTCATCTAGATAtccattacattacattacattacattattaatCTAATTATATTGCAGCCTTTTCTGACTTTACATGATGTGGTAATACTACTGATTGGGGAGTGATGTCACTGATCAGGGTCAAAGTGTCATTGATTGGGTGGTGATGTCACTTAGTGTCTAAGGTAGGATAGGCACTCAGTAGAGAATCAGGATTTCATTTGGGAGAGACACAATGTCATTCAttggaaggaaggggtgatgtctcTTAGTGAGGTGAAGATGCTATTTAGTCTGAATTGTTTCATTGTAGAATTCTTTGCAACTACTTTGgaaattgtcttatttcttcatcatcatcatcatcatcatcatcatcatcatcatcatcgtttaacgtctgctttccatgctagcatgggttagacgatttgactgaggactggtgaaccaaatggctacaccaggctccaatatgatttggcagagtttctacagctggatgctattcctaacgccaaccactcagagagtgtagtgggtgcttttacgtgccaccggcacgaaggccagtcaggcggtactggcaatggccacgctcaaaatgttgtattttatgtgccacctgcacaggagccagtccggcggtactggcaacgacctcgctcaaatgtcttttcatgtgccaggaaggcgacactggtaatgattacgctcaaatggtgctatttacgtgccactggcgcaACATCCCTTATTTTATTTGACTTTGAAAGAAGTACACTTCATTCTACTATTTCAAACATTTACCATTTACCCCGTCCCACATACATTAATGTATCCACTTTCTGTTATTTTCAACAGCATGTAGAACTGatatcaactggtatttataacTTCAAagaattgacaaaattatttttaaaactagGTCATTTGACAAGATTTGagtgtattttcatttaataaactAGTAAGGTAAAAGTGCATCAAGTATTGATTGATAAGGGTAGTTATAACATATCAAGTGAGTATCTATGTCTCCTCCAGGTTTaatatgtatgggagtatttaaGGTCTTTTCacttatagtgtgtgtgtgtgcctatattttACCAGACACCGAAAGAGCATAAAATAAGAGCTGAAAAATGTCATTTGctacacattcactctctcatatttttatcaattttattattttattttttttcagagaCGTGTTAGGGCAGCCTATTCTGAAATTGCATTCAAAGGTTGGCGCCGAGCTGAATATGTTGTAGGTATTATTGACAAAAGTCTCCAAACTCTTGAGAACTGTGATATTGCTGATATTGTTGAAATAGTGCAGAATACAACTAGTATGGACCTTGCTTTGAAACAGTTGAAAATTGAATGCAAAATCTGCTTCAATTCTCACCCCCAAACCAAAgtaagtatcacacacacacacacacacacacacacacacacacacagaacccaCTGTAAAAAACACTACACATTACAACCATATTAGAATATACTCTACAAACTACTACACAGCACTCACTACAAACCACACAACACATGCTACAAACCACACAACACACTATAATCTACAGAGTGCACTGCAAACAGCACAATACACTCCTCAAACAACATAATACAAACTacaaaaaacacaacacactaccTGCTACAACCCATAGAGTACAATATATACTAATCCATGCTTTCTTAAGGTTGTCCATCTTTATTATTTGATGGCTATTTTACCTTAATTTGTGGACCGTTTGATTGCTAGAGATCTCTATACATGATGTACAACTTTGATTGTaggagaagacctggcaagccaagtgagacctaaatctaaggcctcagccagcctacttatgcgtaccttccttcattggatactaaactccacttgcgaagacctgttgaggcaagtgaaattgaaatcgaattaaattcgatgactgacacccatgccaacgtcatctccttcattggacacgaaactcggcttgcgaagacctgttggggcaagcgaaagcgaaatcgtcatggcacctgtgtccatcatcgccttcctggcacttgtgctggatgccatgtgtaaagacattcgagcgagattgttgccagtgccgctgaactggctcctgtgcgggtggcacgtaaaatacaccattttgagcatgaccgttgccagtaccacctgactgg
Protein-coding sequences here:
- the LOC106880662 gene encoding E3 ubiquitin-protein ligase RNF31 isoform X1 produces the protein MPPNVQRLLPVEESPQTSIIDKPGEENMETKCPSQEEGQQIDTRTKVAVIRENMKKMILNGFSMANLHHITLQILYVCCKLNMKFEKHDFTDLIIKNGESNLPIIQNFLLYLQNLCNDLLKATASTKLQIIPKRCYDDIKKVKGADHILKKIGFTPDSSNGAKISKSMIADKAALISWIIDLAIAQCELINYMKDKHPYPGFIKKLLEESEVEQGCSICGQPKPNMICSSCEDKQLCTSCDGTWHSHPKRVDHIRSLIKDTSPPSLLSGISSLHQSADPYISQKQYQDALDMDPKKLERILQDLSNTLESMECDENFNAKKIELTRKRTVFTNVYIKKVDKELQKLSQHIDNVDRHIQTLVLDDRDFYERDEYVALTQDKQFIQQKISEYREKQKYYMLLPYKDGKLFPSHALSQQEYGYMSDSQFNRDNHRCKDSSVMLSSSYGNWEKSPVHKPPMVLSDNYLEFQDINFSVPPESSQLDELAHLIGKSPQKTPPLTTLFSSFGGIPDDDSGIIYWKCSTCGHKNSPDREKCFNCDKWKECKTRKDTPSFTEANENMSTTFQTVAAEQDQILLEKKIAQQQYRNSLQMLSEGNNPFDYESAIEPTSPCRTVNQPCINLEDDRKNLSFNKVDMATASPDGPDKIERVKVSSEDLSQTGGMKALPEDLHKIDEKRSRIEMVVEAGEIVKQLRLAEQQGIDVDTMVIALENVDDSVTPMEWIQTQWPDYITTATALILNRIGVQFHKEEVTCALKKHKGNVDKAVEECTHSYQKKLKKSQEFGNFSEEDFKQAFQKHSGDVDLILQELFTPSLDEYEKRIWAINEPLNRSLSADLINLLKDNQIDVQRRVRAAYSEIAFKGWRRAEYVVGIIDKSLQTLENCDIADIVEIVQNTTSMDLALKQLKIECKICFNSHPQTKIMTLCSCDCKFCIGCFQQYFELKINNEPVVTWTCPICGLPELSESDTVRNYFNILGLQIKQNNFSQKTNILYETKLRDWHLQRDPNFRWCQQCGGGFLFDGKGLKMSCPFCNRAMCFKCEKVWGDQHQNLSCEKYNEWLINNHPENQAQGLEMILKKNGIICPLCKYVYFLSKGGCIHFTCKECRHQFCSGCQKRFYSKDECKKFKSCCTKGIHAHHPRNCLYYLRDNHIQELQKLLQMSHVNFDTESKEQVDVCPVIEQKEISSDTFKDAKCGKCVSPNNAGFCTDHYKEYLITLINENKVDPIELFTKQNIIQVLSRYDKTAPDQGNQSESEYINTLKKLLQQVEPILK